A genome region from Neptunomonas japonica JAMM 1380 includes the following:
- a CDS encoding SDR family oxidoreductase — protein sequence MIAVTGANGQLGQLVINELLKRTSKENIIALVRNPENAGTFSEQGIQVRHADYNRTDTLKSALKGVEKLLLISGSEIGQRTAQHKAVISAAKQAGVALLAYTSLLNTDTSSMLLSAEHKETEAAIRASGLPAVILRNGWYNENYTGNLDAVLANKAVVGAGGKGKITPAARLDYAEAAAVVLTSESSHAGKVYELAGDHAFTQADYATEIANQTKQDIAYKVLNKTDYQGLLVQIGLPEGFAQMLADSDAQMIKGDLFDDSHTLSQLIGRPTTSIKTSIKQALTRA from the coding sequence ATGATTGCAGTAACTGGTGCAAACGGACAACTCGGCCAATTGGTCATTAACGAGCTTTTAAAGCGTACAAGTAAAGAGAATATCATCGCTTTAGTGCGCAACCCTGAAAATGCAGGCACCTTTAGCGAGCAAGGCATTCAGGTTCGCCACGCGGACTATAATCGGACAGATACCTTAAAGAGCGCCTTAAAAGGCGTAGAAAAATTGCTGTTAATTTCAGGCAGTGAAATTGGCCAACGTACCGCCCAACACAAAGCAGTTATCTCAGCAGCAAAACAGGCAGGGGTGGCACTACTCGCCTATACAAGCCTACTAAACACTGATACTTCTAGCATGCTATTAAGTGCTGAACACAAAGAAACTGAAGCAGCCATTAGAGCATCCGGCTTACCTGCGGTTATCTTGAGAAATGGCTGGTATAACGAGAACTACACAGGCAACTTAGATGCGGTACTAGCCAACAAAGCAGTCGTTGGCGCGGGCGGCAAAGGAAAAATCACTCCAGCAGCCCGTCTTGATTACGCAGAAGCCGCCGCTGTCGTCCTGACAAGTGAATCATCCCATGCGGGTAAGGTTTATGAACTCGCTGGCGATCACGCCTTTACCCAAGCAGACTATGCCACAGAAATTGCCAATCAAACGAAACAAGATATTGCCTATAAAGTTCTAAACAAAACTGACTACCAAGGACTACTGGTACAAATTGGATTACCTGAAGGCTTTGCTCAAATGCTAGCAGACTCTGATGCACAAATGATCAAAGGCGATCTATTCGATGACAGCCACACTCTGAGCCAGTTGATTGGCCGCCCGACGACTTCTATAAAAACGTCGATTAAGCAGGCTTTAACTAGAGCCTAA
- a CDS encoding YHS domain-containing (seleno)protein — protein MKISSILAPLKTLALLAAFSISSISFAGVEVQTDENNVTLAGHDAVAYFTENAPVEGNSNISSIHNGAIYHFSSVANRDTFNANPEKYAPQFGGYCAYGTSLGKKFAIDGKAFELIDGKLYVQKSEVVQEVWSENTNANLAAANKNWPKIKNVAANAL, from the coding sequence ATGAAAATCTCATCTATCCTAGCTCCACTCAAAACCCTAGCATTGCTAGCTGCTTTTTCTATCAGCAGCATCAGTTTTGCAGGTGTCGAAGTGCAAACCGACGAAAACAACGTAACGCTAGCAGGGCACGATGCTGTTGCCTATTTTACAGAAAATGCACCTGTTGAAGGTAACTCAAACATTAGCTCAATCCACAATGGCGCTATCTACCATTTCTCATCAGTAGCAAACCGCGATACGTTTAACGCTAACCCAGAGAAATATGCTCCACAGTTTGGTGGTTACTGCGCATATGGTACATCACTAGGTAAAAAGTTCGCGATTGATGGTAAAGCGTTTGAGTTGATTGACGGTAAATTGTACGTGCAGAAAAGTGAAGTTGTACAAGAGGTTTGGTCTGAAAACACCAATGCTAACTTGGCAGCCGCTAACAAAAACTGGCCAAAAATAAAAAACGTAGCAGCTAATGCACTATAA
- a CDS encoding AraC family transcriptional regulator encodes MNAINQLLDTLKIEANVHHNGQYCGNWAVDTSGSQKMTFHVISKGKCFFKFDGEAIELNEGDVVFMPSDAQHCVTNLLSSNLTVNASQALPMTQAVEEESTGLVCGNFAHQHPVFEKLVTQMPRLIVVRHNDNDTVGRIVELILEEARGSNQHTNVLLNRLADCLFYLLVRSHLDVSNGVFAAFAHPQLNIAMELMHQQDCNQRLSLDELASAASMSRSAFSNLFKEVVEQSPMDYLTQWRMTQAYRWLADDRITTLDAALRCGYESESSFSKAFKRVMGIGPGQARRD; translated from the coding sequence ATGAATGCTATAAACCAATTACTTGATACCTTAAAAATTGAAGCCAATGTGCATCACAATGGCCAGTACTGCGGCAACTGGGCGGTAGATACCTCGGGATCACAGAAAATGACATTTCATGTGATTTCTAAAGGAAAGTGCTTCTTTAAGTTTGATGGCGAGGCCATTGAACTAAACGAAGGCGATGTCGTCTTTATGCCTTCTGATGCGCAGCACTGTGTTACGAACCTACTCAGCAGCAACCTTACCGTAAATGCAAGCCAAGCTTTGCCCATGACGCAAGCCGTAGAGGAAGAGTCGACTGGCTTGGTCTGCGGAAACTTTGCACATCAGCACCCTGTATTTGAAAAGCTAGTGACGCAAATGCCCAGGTTGATTGTGGTACGACACAATGACAACGATACCGTTGGCCGCATTGTTGAATTAATTCTGGAAGAGGCACGCGGATCAAACCAGCACACTAATGTGCTTTTAAATCGCCTAGCTGACTGCCTGTTTTATTTATTGGTGAGAAGTCACCTTGATGTTAGCAACGGTGTATTTGCAGCTTTTGCTCATCCACAGCTTAATATCGCTATGGAATTAATGCACCAGCAAGACTGCAACCAACGCTTAAGTTTGGATGAACTCGCCAGTGCCGCCTCTATGTCGCGTTCGGCCTTTTCTAATCTGTTCAAAGAGGTTGTTGAACAATCACCGATGGACTACTTAACACAGTGGCGTATGACTCAAGCCTATCGCTGGCTGGCTGATGATCGCATCACCACCTTGGATGCCGCTTTACGCTGCGGCTATGAAAGCGAGTCATCTTTTTCCAAAGCCTTTAAACGTGTAATGGGTATTGGCCCGGGACAAGCACGCCGAGACTGA
- a CDS encoding PLP-dependent aminotransferase family protein — translation MANAKYKRLVDAFAADIRTGDLPPGSRLPTHRQLAAKESIALVTASRVYAELESMGLVSGETGRGTFVRETALALSNGIDQPSSAEGMIDLNFNSASLPSQTELLRGALRQLASSGDLEALLHYQPHAGRKHERATVARHLACRGLSVDAEQVLIVSGAQHGLAATVMTLLNPGDVVATDALIYPGFKVLADVHCLELLSIPVASTEQGLGYAPDLEALEQLCRSRRVRAVYAMPTLHNPLGWVMSLAQRKRLISIARQYDLLIIEDAAYAFLAEKPPAPLAALAPDISVYVSGISKSIATGLRVGFVAAPLKWVSKIERTIRATTWNTPGLMTALACGWITDGTVMRLESEKRQDAMLRQAMAREILQGMDYVSHPASYFIWLPLPEEVRADQIVMELLRSNISVSTAEPFATSEHVPHAIRLALGSVDLEVLQVALMKVRQVIDGYAY, via the coding sequence ATGGCTAACGCAAAATATAAACGTTTGGTGGATGCTTTTGCTGCTGATATCCGAACCGGTGACCTGCCACCTGGCTCGCGCTTACCGACTCATCGCCAGCTTGCCGCCAAAGAGAGCATCGCCTTAGTGACAGCTTCACGGGTGTATGCCGAGCTTGAAAGTATGGGCTTGGTAAGTGGTGAAACAGGCCGTGGGACTTTTGTGAGAGAAACAGCATTAGCGCTGAGTAATGGCATAGATCAGCCGTCCTCAGCAGAAGGTATGATCGATCTTAATTTCAATTCTGCATCATTACCCAGCCAGACAGAGCTATTGCGTGGTGCCTTGCGCCAGTTGGCATCATCCGGTGATCTGGAAGCACTATTGCACTATCAGCCACATGCTGGACGCAAGCATGAGCGTGCTACTGTAGCACGTCATTTGGCGTGTCGAGGGCTGTCGGTTGATGCCGAGCAGGTGCTGATTGTCAGCGGAGCGCAACATGGGTTGGCGGCAACGGTCATGACATTGTTAAATCCTGGCGATGTGGTTGCTACAGATGCACTTATTTACCCCGGTTTTAAAGTATTGGCAGATGTGCACTGCTTAGAGCTTCTGTCTATTCCTGTGGCTAGTACAGAGCAGGGTCTAGGCTATGCTCCTGATCTGGAAGCATTAGAACAGCTTTGCCGGAGCCGACGAGTCCGGGCTGTCTATGCTATGCCAACACTACATAATCCTCTTGGATGGGTGATGAGCTTAGCACAGCGCAAGAGGTTGATCTCTATTGCCCGCCAGTACGATCTGCTCATCATCGAAGATGCCGCTTATGCTTTTTTGGCTGAGAAACCGCCCGCGCCTTTAGCTGCACTGGCTCCCGATATCAGTGTTTATGTTTCTGGGATTTCTAAAAGTATTGCTACCGGTTTACGCGTCGGCTTTGTGGCAGCACCCCTAAAATGGGTGTCTAAGATTGAACGCACTATTCGAGCAACCACCTGGAATACTCCAGGGCTGATGACAGCTCTAGCCTGTGGTTGGATAACCGACGGTACAGTCATGCGTTTAGAATCAGAAAAGCGCCAAGATGCAATGCTTAGGCAGGCAATGGCCAGAGAAATTCTGCAAGGAATGGATTACGTCAGCCACCCGGCGTCTTACTTTATCTGGCTGCCACTGCCTGAAGAGGTGAGGGCAGATCAAATAGTGATGGAGTTACTGCGATCAAATATCTCTGTTTCTACGGCAGAGCCGTTTGCTACGTCAGAGCATGTGCCACATGCAATACGCTTAGCTCTTGGTTCCGTTGATCTGGAGGTGCTGCAAGTGGCATTAATGAAAGTACGTCAGGTGATTGATGGTTACGCGTATTGA
- a CDS encoding DJ-1/PfpI family protein: MHIAILTFDGYNELDSLIALSILNRIKKPDWRVSIASPTPHVESMNGVIIERHVSLSEASSADAVIIGSGMKTRDVAADESLMAQLQLDPSRQLLGAQCSGTLLLAKLGLLNEIPACTDLTTKPWVQEAGIEVLNQAFFAKDNLATAGGCLASQYLAVWMIARLEGLEAAKEAIHYVAPVGEKEEYVERAIKNIAPYLLDTHAVV, translated from the coding sequence ATGCATATCGCAATTCTAACGTTTGATGGCTATAACGAGCTCGACTCCCTGATTGCTCTGAGTATTCTGAACCGCATTAAAAAACCAGACTGGCGCGTATCTATCGCCAGCCCAACGCCGCACGTTGAATCAATGAATGGCGTAATTATTGAGCGCCATGTATCGCTGAGTGAGGCAAGCTCTGCTGATGCCGTTATTATTGGCAGCGGCATGAAAACACGTGATGTTGCTGCTGATGAATCACTCATGGCACAACTACAACTAGACCCATCAAGACAGCTGTTAGGAGCACAATGCTCTGGCACTTTGCTACTCGCCAAGCTAGGTCTGTTAAATGAGATACCCGCCTGTACCGACCTAACCACTAAACCCTGGGTACAAGAAGCGGGCATTGAGGTGCTAAATCAGGCGTTTTTTGCAAAAGATAATTTAGCGACGGCAGGCGGCTGCCTTGCCTCCCAATACCTTGCGGTGTGGATGATCGCGCGTTTAGAAGGGCTCGAAGCCGCAAAAGAGGCGATTCACTATGTAGCACCCGTAGGTGAGAAAGAGGAATACGTAGAGCGTGCTATAAAAAATATTGCGCCTTACCTACTTGATACACACGCTGTTGTTTAA
- the gcvP gene encoding aminomethyl-transferring glycine dehydrogenase, with translation MEKRTLSELEQKNDFTRRHIGLQGEDQQAMLESLGVSSLEELIMQTVPDSIRLDDALDMADSETEVEALAYLKSLAVQNKVNKSYIGMGYHNTLVPNVILRNVLENPGWYTAYTPYQPEIAQGRLESLLNFQQVVMDLTGMDLANASMLDEATAAAEAMALCKRSNRKKTNTYFVADDVHPQTIDVIKTRAEYFGFDVVVAPHSELSEHDVFGAQLQYPGTFGDITDIQSLIAKAKEQKAMVAVAADPMALVLLKSPGELGADVVLGSTQRFGVPMGFGGPHAAFFASSDKLKRSVPGRIIGVSVDARGNQALRMAMQTREQHIRRDKATSNICTAQALLANMASFYTVYHGPDGLKTIAERIHRLTAILATGLKDKGVQGNDSYFDTLTLNVADKQDAIYQSALDKGCNLRRIGTDKLGVSLDETTTAADVAELFDIFLGDGHGLEVAAIDTGVAAGDTGITDGQRREDAILTHPVFNSYHSETDMLRYLKKLENKDYSLVHGMIPLGSCTMKLNATAEMLPITWPEFANIHPFAPDDQVQGYHAMLQELEEQLEEVTGYDKVSLQPNSGASGEYAGLLAIRKYHESIGEGHRNVCLIPSSAHGTNPASAAMMDMKIVVTKCDEKGNVDVADLAEKAELHAENLSTLMITYPSTHGIYEEDIVEICSLIHKFGGQVYMDGANMNAQVGISKPGVIGSDVSHLNLHKTFAIPHGGGGPGMGPIGVKSHLAPFLPNHKVTAVQNSKSNVGAVSGSPYGSGAILPISYMYNRMLGKSGLKASTQNAILGANYMTEKLAEHYPILFRGRNNKVAHECIVDIRPIKEASGITEEDIAKRLMDYGFHAPTMSFPVAGTLMIEPTESESKAELDRFIEAMVMIRQEVAKVQSGEWTLEDNPLHNAPHTMADITAAEWGRAYSREEAVFPTASTRQNKFWPAVNRVDNVYGDRNFICSCPGIETYQD, from the coding sequence GTGGAAAAACGTACTCTGAGTGAACTTGAACAAAAAAATGATTTTACACGCCGTCATATTGGCCTTCAAGGTGAAGACCAGCAAGCGATGCTGGAAAGTCTTGGTGTCTCTTCTCTGGAAGAGTTGATCATGCAAACCGTGCCTGATTCAATTCGTCTAGATGATGCGCTCGATATGGCAGATTCTGAAACAGAAGTAGAAGCACTGGCTTACCTGAAGTCATTAGCGGTGCAGAATAAGGTTAATAAATCTTACATTGGTATGGGCTATCACAATACGCTAGTACCGAATGTTATTCTGCGTAATGTGTTGGAAAATCCAGGTTGGTACACGGCTTATACGCCTTATCAGCCAGAGATCGCTCAGGGCCGTTTGGAATCATTGCTTAACTTCCAGCAAGTAGTCATGGATTTGACGGGTATGGACTTGGCAAATGCCTCTATGCTTGATGAAGCTACTGCTGCCGCTGAAGCAATGGCGCTGTGCAAACGCTCTAACCGTAAAAAGACAAATACCTACTTTGTGGCTGACGATGTTCATCCGCAAACGATTGACGTTATCAAAACACGTGCTGAATACTTTGGTTTTGATGTGGTAGTTGCACCACATTCTGAACTATCAGAGCATGATGTATTTGGTGCTCAACTACAGTACCCCGGTACGTTTGGTGACATTACAGATATCCAGTCACTGATCGCAAAAGCGAAAGAGCAAAAAGCGATGGTAGCGGTTGCCGCTGATCCAATGGCCTTGGTTTTGCTTAAGTCACCTGGCGAGTTAGGTGCAGATGTTGTGTTGGGTTCTACTCAACGCTTTGGTGTGCCAATGGGCTTTGGTGGTCCGCACGCTGCATTCTTTGCCTCTAGCGATAAGCTAAAGCGTTCTGTACCTGGTCGTATTATTGGTGTCTCCGTTGATGCACGTGGTAACCAAGCACTACGTATGGCGATGCAAACACGTGAGCAGCACATTCGTCGTGACAAGGCGACGTCAAACATCTGTACAGCACAAGCATTGCTAGCCAACATGGCAAGCTTCTACACGGTTTATCATGGTCCAGATGGCTTGAAAACCATTGCAGAGCGCATCCATCGTTTAACAGCTATTTTGGCCACTGGCTTAAAAGATAAAGGTGTTCAGGGTAACGACAGCTACTTTGATACATTAACGCTGAACGTTGCGGATAAACAGGATGCTATTTATCAGTCAGCGCTAGATAAAGGCTGTAACTTACGCCGTATCGGTACTGATAAGTTAGGCGTTAGCTTGGACGAAACAACGACGGCTGCTGATGTAGCTGAGTTGTTTGATATCTTCCTTGGTGATGGCCACGGTCTAGAGGTTGCTGCTATTGATACAGGTGTTGCCGCGGGCGATACAGGTATTACAGATGGACAGCGTCGTGAAGATGCCATCCTGACGCATCCGGTATTTAACAGCTATCACTCTGAAACAGATATGCTGCGTTACTTGAAAAAGCTAGAAAACAAAGACTACTCATTGGTTCACGGTATGATCCCACTGGGTTCTTGTACCATGAAACTAAACGCAACCGCTGAGATGCTACCGATTACATGGCCTGAGTTTGCGAACATTCATCCGTTCGCACCTGATGACCAGGTTCAAGGCTATCATGCAATGTTGCAGGAACTTGAAGAGCAGCTAGAAGAAGTGACGGGCTACGATAAAGTTTCTTTACAGCCTAACTCAGGTGCATCAGGCGAATACGCTGGTTTACTCGCTATCCGTAAGTATCACGAGTCTATTGGTGAAGGGCATCGTAATGTTTGCCTAATCCCATCATCAGCTCACGGTACTAACCCTGCATCTGCTGCCATGATGGATATGAAAATCGTCGTCACTAAGTGTGATGAAAAAGGTAACGTTGATGTTGCAGATCTAGCCGAAAAAGCTGAGCTGCATGCAGAAAACCTGTCTACTCTGATGATTACATACCCATCGACTCACGGTATCTATGAAGAAGATATCGTTGAGATCTGCTCACTCATTCATAAGTTTGGTGGTCAGGTATACATGGACGGTGCCAACATGAACGCGCAGGTAGGTATTTCTAAACCTGGTGTTATCGGCTCGGATGTATCACATCTTAATTTGCATAAAACTTTTGCTATTCCCCACGGCGGTGGTGGTCCTGGTATGGGGCCAATTGGTGTTAAAAGCCATTTGGCGCCTTTCCTGCCAAACCATAAGGTAACCGCTGTACAGAATTCTAAATCTAACGTGGGTGCAGTTTCTGGTTCCCCGTATGGTTCAGGTGCCATATTGCCAATCAGCTATATGTACAACCGTATGCTGGGTAAATCAGGTCTTAAAGCGTCCACACAGAATGCAATTCTGGGTGCAAACTATATGACCGAGAAACTGGCTGAGCATTATCCAATTCTTTTCCGTGGCCGTAACAACAAAGTTGCACACGAATGTATCGTTGATATTCGCCCAATCAAAGAAGCGTCTGGTATCACAGAAGAAGATATCGCTAAGCGTTTGATGGACTATGGTTTCCATGCGCCAACGATGTCTTTCCCAGTGGCAGGCACCTTGATGATTGAACCAACTGAATCCGAATCAAAAGCTGAGCTAGATCGCTTCATTGAAGCCATGGTCATGATTCGTCAGGAAGTTGCAAAAGTACAAAGCGGTGAGTGGACGTTAGAAGATAACCCATTGCACAACGCACCACATACAATGGCTGATATCACAGCTGCTGAGTGGGGCCGCGCATACTCTCGCGAAGAGGCTGTATTCCCAACGGCATCAACACGCCAGAACAAGTTCTGGCCTGCTGTAAACCGTGTGGATAACGTATACGGCGATCGTAACTTTATTTGCTCTTGCCCAGGTATTGAAACATACCAGGACTAA
- the gcvH gene encoding glycine cleavage system protein GcvH, with product MSSVPANLKYTASHEWVLDNGDGTVTIGITDHAQELLGDVVFVEVPEVGRAVEKGEEFSLVESVKAASDIYSPVTGEVVAVNESLEDAPETINESAFEDGWIAKVKLSDTAELDDMLDAVAYEANVGEEG from the coding sequence ATGAGTAGTGTTCCAGCAAACTTGAAATATACAGCTTCACACGAATGGGTTCTGGATAATGGTGATGGTACCGTTACTATCGGTATTACTGACCATGCTCAAGAACTACTAGGTGATGTAGTTTTTGTTGAAGTTCCTGAAGTTGGTCGTGCTGTTGAAAAAGGCGAAGAGTTCTCTTTGGTTGAGTCAGTAAAAGCTGCATCTGATATTTATTCTCCAGTAACGGGTGAAGTCGTAGCAGTCAATGAGTCGCTTGAAGATGCACCTGAAACAATCAACGAATCTGCATTTGAAGATGGTTGGATAGCTAAAGTTAAGCTTTCTGACACAGCAGAACTAGACGATATGCTAGATGCTGTAGCGTATGAAGCTAATGTAGGCGAAGAGGGGTAA
- a CDS encoding serine hydroxymethyltransferase produces the protein MSLTDLYSDAVHADFFTRDLAQSDSAITAAVDEEFDRQDNQIELIASENIVSKAVMQAQGTVLTNKYAEGYPGRRYYGGCEFVDKAESLAIDRAKQLFNCEYINVQPHSGAQANGAVFMALLQPGDTILGMSLDAGGHLTHGARPAQSGKWFNAVQYGVAENTLRIDYDAVEKLAVECQPKLIVAGGSAIPREIDFARFREIADKVGAYLMVDMAHIAGLVASGAHPSPLPHAHVVTTTTHKTLRGPRGGMVLSNDLDLGKKINSAVFPGLQGGPLMHVIAAKAVAFGEALQPEFSAYIDRVVANAKVLAQVMIERGCAVVTGGTDTHLMLVDLRPKGLKGNQVEDALERAGITCNKNGIPFDSEKPMVTSGIRLGTPAGTTRGFGVEEFRLIGNLINDVLDGLVANPEGNAEVEAAVCAQVTELCQRFPLYR, from the coding sequence ATGAGCCTTACTGATTTGTACAGCGATGCTGTACATGCTGACTTTTTTACTCGCGATCTTGCACAGAGCGATAGCGCTATTACGGCAGCAGTCGATGAAGAGTTCGATCGTCAAGATAACCAGATTGAATTGATTGCTTCAGAAAATATCGTTTCCAAAGCAGTGATGCAGGCACAAGGTACCGTGCTAACTAATAAATATGCTGAAGGCTACCCGGGCCGTCGTTACTACGGTGGTTGTGAGTTTGTTGATAAAGCAGAGTCATTGGCAATTGATCGTGCAAAGCAATTATTCAACTGTGAATACATTAATGTGCAACCTCACTCAGGCGCACAGGCTAATGGCGCGGTCTTTATGGCGCTATTACAGCCAGGCGATACTATTTTAGGTATGTCTTTGGATGCTGGTGGACACCTAACACACGGTGCGCGTCCAGCTCAATCTGGTAAATGGTTTAATGCGGTTCAGTACGGTGTTGCTGAAAATACTCTGCGAATCGATTATGATGCGGTTGAAAAATTAGCAGTTGAGTGTCAGCCAAAGCTTATCGTTGCTGGTGGCTCTGCTATTCCACGTGAAATCGACTTTGCTCGCTTCCGTGAAATAGCTGATAAAGTCGGCGCATACTTGATGGTTGACATGGCTCACATTGCGGGTTTAGTAGCGAGTGGCGCTCATCCTAGCCCACTGCCACATGCACATGTGGTAACCACGACGACGCATAAAACCTTGCGTGGTCCGCGTGGTGGTATGGTGTTATCGAACGACTTAGATTTAGGTAAGAAAATTAATTCAGCTGTTTTCCCTGGTTTACAGGGTGGGCCACTAATGCACGTAATCGCTGCTAAAGCGGTTGCTTTTGGTGAAGCTTTGCAGCCTGAGTTTTCTGCTTATATCGATCGTGTCGTAGCGAACGCTAAAGTGTTGGCACAAGTGATGATTGAACGTGGTTGCGCTGTTGTTACTGGCGGAACAGATACTCACTTGATGTTGGTTGACCTACGCCCTAAAGGTTTGAAAGGTAACCAGGTTGAGGATGCGCTAGAGCGTGCAGGTATTACCTGTAACAAAAATGGTATTCCATTTGATTCTGAAAAGCCGATGGTGACATCGGGTATTCGTCTAGGAACACCCGCAGGTACTACACGTGGTTTTGGTGTAGAAGAATTTCGTCTGATTGGTAACCTGATCAACGACGTGCTGGATGGCCTTGTTGCCAACCCAGAAGGTAATGCAGAAGTAGAAGCGGCGGTGTGTGCTCAGGTTACTGAGTTGTGCCAGCGTTTCCCGCTTTACCGTTAA
- a CDS encoding L-serine ammonia-lyase, which yields MALSIFDLFKIGIGPSSSHTVGPVVAANRFLAELQERAQLDQVSSVKVGLYGSLAMTGKGHATDIAVMVGLMGEKPDLVDPNKVPDYIEEIRTSGVLKLAGQKIIPFDKEQHIPFHFGASLPKHPNGMRFQAFDAAGIILHEGIFYSVGGGFVLSDAETDENGKGSAAVTVDLKYPFENSSQLVSYAEEAGITIADVVIQNEAAWHTEQEIHDGLMRLWQVMNDCIQRGCEQTGELPGGLGIKRRAHGMRQELVENPENSLKDQLTVIDWINLYAMAVNEENAAGGRVVTAPTNGAAGVIPAVLAYYVRFVPGSNDEGIKKFLATAAAIGMLYKKNASISAAEVGCQGEIGVACSMAAGALCAVMGGNNHQVENAAEIGMEHNLGLTCDPIGGLVQVPCIERNTMGALKAVNASRLALRGTGEQHVSLDSVIETMRQTGVDMQDKYKETSTGGLAVNVVAC from the coding sequence ATGGCGTTGAGTATTTTTGATCTGTTTAAAATTGGTATCGGGCCATCTTCTTCTCATACGGTAGGTCCGGTGGTTGCGGCTAATCGGTTTCTCGCAGAGTTGCAAGAGCGTGCGCAGCTAGATCAGGTTAGCTCTGTTAAAGTCGGCTTGTATGGCTCGTTAGCAATGACTGGCAAGGGGCATGCGACAGATATCGCGGTGATGGTTGGCTTGATGGGTGAGAAGCCAGATTTGGTTGACCCAAATAAAGTACCCGACTACATAGAAGAGATTCGTACTTCTGGTGTGCTCAAGCTAGCAGGCCAAAAAATCATTCCTTTTGATAAAGAACAACATATTCCTTTTCATTTTGGTGCTTCACTGCCTAAGCACCCTAATGGTATGCGTTTTCAGGCATTTGATGCTGCCGGCATTATTCTACATGAAGGTATCTTCTACTCAGTGGGTGGTGGTTTTGTTTTAAGCGATGCTGAAACAGACGAAAATGGTAAAGGAAGTGCTGCCGTTACCGTTGACTTAAAGTACCCATTTGAGAACAGCTCGCAGCTTGTTAGCTATGCCGAAGAAGCGGGTATAACAATTGCGGATGTTGTCATTCAAAACGAGGCCGCATGGCACACCGAACAGGAGATCCATGATGGGTTGATGCGCCTGTGGCAAGTAATGAATGATTGCATTCAACGGGGGTGTGAGCAAACCGGTGAGTTACCCGGAGGCTTAGGCATTAAACGCCGTGCTCACGGTATGCGTCAAGAGCTTGTAGAGAACCCAGAAAATAGCTTAAAAGATCAGCTCACTGTTATTGATTGGATCAACCTGTATGCCATGGCTGTTAATGAAGAAAATGCTGCCGGTGGCCGAGTAGTCACAGCGCCAACGAATGGTGCGGCAGGAGTGATCCCAGCAGTGTTGGCTTACTACGTGCGTTTTGTGCCGGGTAGCAATGATGAAGGCATCAAGAAGTTTTTAGCCACGGCTGCCGCTATCGGTATGCTTTACAAGAAAAACGCTTCTATCTCTGCAGCAGAAGTGGGTTGCCAAGGTGAAATCGGTGTTGCTTGTTCTATGGCTGCGGGTGCTTTATGTGCAGTCATGGGAGGCAATAATCACCAGGTAGAAAATGCCGCTGAAATTGGCATGGAGCATAACCTCGGATTAACGTGTGACCCGATTGGCGGCTTAGTACAAGTACCTTGTATTGAGCGTAATACCATGGGAGCACTTAAGGCGGTAAACGCATCGCGTTTAGCGCTTCGTGGTACCGGTGAACAGCATGTCTCTTTGGATAGCGTTATCGAAACGATGCGTCAAACCGGGGTAGATATGCAGGATAAATACAAAGAAACATCGACAGGTGGTTTAGCTGTCAATGTCGTAGCGTGTTAA